In Deltaproteobacteria bacterium, the DNA window CCCAACTCGCGATACGGCTCGTGCCGACTCAGCAGGCAATACGCAATCACCAAGATCGAATGGGCCCCCGCGACAATCGCCCGCTTCTTGCCGCGCCGAGCGGCGAGCCGCCGGTATTGCGCCGCCAAGTAGGTCTCCTTGGTGTGCGCGGCCGCGTGGGCAGCTTGAATCAAGCTCTGACGTAAGGCGTGATTACCGTTACGGGTCGGGCTGGAAAACCGTTTGCCGCCACTCTCGCGATTGCCCGGCGCAACACCAGCCCAGGCCGCCAGATGGCGAGCGGTGGGAAAGCGGCTCATGTCGGTACCCATCTCGGTCACCAGCACTTCGGCGACCTCACGGCCGACCCCTGGAATCGTGTCTAGCAGCGCAATCCCTTCGGCGAAGGGTTTCTCGTATTCCTCAATCTGCGCGGTAAATCGGACAATCGTCTCCTCCAAACTGTCAATCTGCACCAACAGCTCGCTAAGGATAAAACGATGATGGGCCTGCACGCGCCCTTCCAGCGCCTGGGTCAACTGCTCGCGCTTGTTGCGCAAGCGGCCTTTCGCTAACTCCGCCATCGCTGCGGGCGAACTCCCCTGCGTAATCAGGGCCTGCAAGATTGCCCGTCCCGACACGCCCATCACGTCTGTCGCGACCGCCGCCAGCTTGATATTGGCACTCTCTAACACCTTGTGCACGCGATTGACGAGACTCGCGCGCTCTCGCACGAAATTACTCCGATGCCGTGTCAGCTCCCGCAACTCGCGCTGGACGGGGGGTGGAATGAAACTGGCGCGTAACAGCCCATGTTGCAACAACTCCGCAATCCACTGCGCATCCTTCACGTCGGTCTTGCGCCCGGGCACGGCCTTGATGTGCTGCGCATTGACCAGCAACACCTCAAAGTGGGCTTCCAGAATGTTGAACACGGGCTTCCAATACTCCCCCGTGCTTTCCATCGCGACATGCGTACATCCCGCGGCCAGCAACCAATCGGACAGGGCCAGCAAGTCACAGGTCATCGTACTGAAGCTGCGTGTCTCCTGGCAGACGCCCCCCTGCGGATCGAGCGTGAGCCGACAGGCCACCACCGTCTTCTTGTGGACATCCAACCCCGCACAGTGCGTGTACAGAACGTGCATCCGACACCTCCTCATAGATGGCACACGCGGGCGGGGATCCCCGATGACGCAGAATCTCATGTGCGTGCTTCCCGCAGGACGGGAGCGACAGTGGGCAGTGCCTGAGGGGATCCGGGTACGACTGCTCTGCAAGCTCACAGCACTAGGGCAACATCGACCTCGGTGCCAATCGCGTGCGCTCCGGTGAGGATACCGCTTTTTCATTCGTGGTGGTACGCGCTCGCGTAGGCGGACTGCTCTGAAATAGCGCGCTAAGTGCCTGAATTCGCTAGCTCTCCCCTATTTCATTCTGGAGGGTGAAGCTTGCTTCATGACTGGCTGAGAGGGATTAGGCGTTTTGTTGTAGAGACTCATCAATACTAATTTCTTTGAGGGGGACACTTTCGAGGTATAAAGTTTCCGGTCCGATGTCTTGCTCATG includes these proteins:
- a CDS encoding IS110 family transposase produces the protein MHVLYTHCAGLDVHKKTVVACRLTLDPQGGVCQETRSFSTMTCDLLALSDWLLAAGCTHVAMESTGEYWKPVFNILEAHFEVLLVNAQHIKAVPGRKTDVKDAQWIAELLQHGLLRASFIPPPVQRELRELTRHRSNFVRERASLVNRVHKVLESANIKLAAVATDVMGVSGRAILQALITQGSSPAAMAELAKGRLRNKREQLTQALEGRVQAHHRFILSELLVQIDSLEETIVRFTAQIEEYEKPFAEGIALLDTIPGVGREVAEVLVTEMGTDMSRFPTARHLAAWAGVAPGNRESGGKRFSSPTRNGNHALRQSLIQAAHAAAHTKETYLAAQYRRLAARRGKKRAIVAGAHSILVIAYCLLSRHEPYRELGGDYFDRLRPEATAKRLVRRLEHLGYQITVQPPQEALASGELIVREVIFT